In one window of Maribacter sp. BPC-D8 DNA:
- the gyrA gene encoding DNA gyrase subunit A — protein MADGEKLIPINIEDEMKSAYIDYSMSVIVSRALPDVRDGLKPVHRRVLFGMHELGVRSNSSHKKSARIVGEVLGKYHPHGDTSVYDAMVRMAQEWSLRYMLVDGQGNFGSVDGDSPAAMRYTEARMRKIADDMLIDIEKETVDYQLNFDDSLKEPTVLPTRVPALLVNGASGIAVGMATNMPPHNLAEVIDGTVAYIDNNDIEIDELITHIKAPDFPTGGIIYGYDGVKEAFHTGRGRVKMRAKATFEEVQGRECIVVTEIPYQVNKADMIKKTADLVNDKKLEGISNIRDESDRNGMRIVYILKRDAIPNIVLNMLFKYTALQTSFSVNNIALVKGRPQLLNVKEMIHYFVEHRHEVVVRRTQFELKKAEDRAHILEGLIIASDNIDEVIAIIRASNNADEARANLIERFKLSEIQAKAIVEMRLRQLTGLEQDKLRTEYDEIMLLIADLKDILEKKERRMQIIKDELLEIKDKYGDERRSVINIAGGDLSMEDMIPDEQVVITISHAGYIKRTPLTEYKTQNRGGVGQKASSTRNEDFLEHLFVGTNHQYMLFFTQKGKCFWMRVFEIPEGSRTSKGRAIQNLINIEQDDSVKAFICTQDLKDEEYINAHYVIMATKKGVVKKTSLEQYSRPRQNGINAITVRDGDELLEAKLTTGSSEIFLGLKSGKAIRFEESKTRPMGRNASGVRGITLANDDDEVIGMVSVHNFEDEILVVSEKGYGKRSSIEDYRVTNRGGKGVKTISVTDKTGGLVAIKNVTDSDDLMIINKSGIAIRMSVEDLRVMGRATQGVRLINIKGNDSIAAVAKVMKDEDDLEESEILDIEVDAENGTEIDNSESEEGAETDNSETED, from the coding sequence ATGGCTGACGGTGAAAAATTGATTCCCATTAACATTGAAGACGAAATGAAATCTGCTTACATTGATTATTCAATGTCGGTCATTGTGTCACGAGCCCTGCCAGATGTCAGGGATGGTTTAAAACCCGTGCACAGAAGAGTTCTTTTTGGAATGCATGAATTAGGGGTTAGAAGTAATAGCTCGCATAAAAAATCTGCCCGTATTGTGGGTGAGGTTCTTGGTAAGTATCACCCGCATGGTGATACTTCTGTATATGATGCCATGGTTCGTATGGCGCAAGAATGGAGTCTACGGTATATGCTTGTAGATGGTCAAGGTAACTTTGGTTCTGTTGATGGTGATAGCCCTGCAGCGATGCGTTATACGGAGGCCCGTATGCGTAAGATTGCAGATGATATGCTTATCGATATTGAAAAGGAAACTGTAGATTATCAATTGAATTTTGATGATTCTTTGAAAGAGCCTACTGTTCTACCTACTAGGGTTCCTGCTTTATTGGTTAATGGAGCATCTGGTATTGCTGTAGGTATGGCTACCAATATGCCTCCGCATAATTTAGCGGAAGTCATTGATGGTACTGTTGCGTATATCGACAATAATGATATTGAAATAGATGAGTTGATTACGCATATTAAAGCGCCAGATTTTCCAACGGGAGGTATTATTTATGGCTATGATGGTGTAAAAGAAGCTTTTCATACAGGAAGAGGGCGTGTAAAAATGCGTGCTAAAGCAACTTTTGAAGAAGTTCAGGGTCGTGAATGTATCGTTGTTACTGAAATACCTTATCAGGTCAACAAGGCTGACATGATCAAGAAAACTGCGGATCTTGTTAATGACAAAAAATTGGAGGGTATATCCAATATTAGAGATGAATCTGACCGTAACGGTATGCGTATCGTCTACATCTTAAAAAGAGATGCTATCCCTAATATCGTTTTAAATATGCTGTTCAAGTATACGGCATTACAAACTTCTTTCAGTGTTAATAACATTGCCCTGGTTAAGGGTAGACCTCAGTTATTGAACGTGAAAGAAATGATTCATTATTTCGTTGAGCATCGTCATGAAGTTGTAGTTAGGCGTACACAGTTTGAATTAAAGAAAGCTGAAGATCGTGCACATATATTAGAAGGATTAATTATTGCTTCTGATAATATTGATGAGGTAATTGCGATAATAAGAGCTTCAAATAATGCTGATGAGGCAAGAGCAAACTTAATTGAACGTTTTAAGTTAAGTGAAATTCAAGCCAAGGCGATTGTAGAAATGCGATTACGTCAACTTACTGGTTTAGAGCAAGACAAGCTTAGAACCGAGTATGATGAGATAATGCTTCTTATTGCTGATTTAAAAGATATTCTTGAGAAAAAGGAGCGAAGAATGCAAATTATAAAAGATGAGCTTCTTGAGATTAAAGATAAATATGGTGACGAGAGAAGATCTGTAATTAACATTGCAGGTGGTGATCTTAGTATGGAAGATATGATACCAGATGAGCAAGTTGTAATCACAATTTCTCATGCCGGTTACATTAAGAGAACTCCATTAACAGAATACAAAACTCAAAATAGAGGTGGAGTTGGTCAAAAAGCATCTTCTACAAGAAATGAAGATTTCTTAGAGCATTTGTTCGTTGGTACCAATCACCAATATATGTTATTCTTTACGCAAAAAGGAAAATGTTTCTGGATGCGTGTATTCGAAATACCGGAAGGAAGTAGAACATCTAAGGGTAGGGCGATACAGAATCTTATAAATATTGAACAAGATGATAGTGTAAAAGCATTCATTTGTACACAAGATTTAAAAGATGAGGAGTATATCAATGCGCATTATGTTATTATGGCAACTAAGAAAGGTGTTGTTAAGAAAACATCTTTAGAGCAATATTCTAGACCACGTCAAAATGGTATTAATGCAATTACCGTTCGTGATGGTGATGAATTGCTAGAAGCTAAATTAACTACTGGTTCAAGTGAAATTTTCTTAGGACTTAAATCTGGTAAAGCTATTCGTTTTGAAGAAAGTAAGACGAGGCCAATGGGTAGAAATGCTTCTGGTGTTCGTGGTATTACTTTAGCGAATGATGACGATGAAGTAATTGGAATGGTATCGGTACATAATTTTGAAGATGAAATATTGGTTGTTTCTGAAAAAGGTTATGGTAAACGTTCAAGCATTGAAGATTACAGAGTTACCAATAGAGGAGGTAAAGGAGTTAAGACTATTAGTGTAACCGACAAAACTGGTGGACTGGTAGCTATTAAAAACGTTACCGATTCTGATGATTTAATGATTATCAATAAATCTGGAATTGCAATACGTATGAGCGTAGAAGATTTACGTGTAATGGGTAGAGCAACACAAGGTGTTAGATTGATAAATATTAAAGGTAATGACTCTATTGCAGCAGTTGCAAAGGTTATGAAAGATGAAGATGATTTGGAAGAATCAGAAATACTTGATATTGAGGTAGATGCTGAAAATGGCACGGAGATTGATAATTCTGAATCTGAAGAAGGTGCGGAGACTGATAATTCTGAAACTGAAGATTAA
- a CDS encoding tetratricopeptide repeat protein, with translation MKNRLLLVAALSFTMIGFAQKNEIKAAEKALKSGDAATAQTALEAASGTIAAADEKTQAQYYFTRGKIYSDLAKKGNNDAFEKSATSFKKVIELEEASGKQKYTAETNQYMASLTADLVNSAVSDNGNSKFKEAAEKLYMSYTLSPKDTSYLYYAAGSAVNGGHYEMALDYYDKLQEVGYDGSAVVYKATNATSGEVEEMDKVQRDLMVKSGTYSNPVDEKTPSKKAEIVKNTALIYTQLGQDEKALEAYQAARKNDPEDVNLILNEANLYFKQGNKDKFKELMAQAIALAPDNPDLHYNVGVISMEQDNYADARVSYKKAIEIDPKYTNAYLNLSTTYVNEGNALIDEMNSLGNSRADIAKYDELKEKKDGLFKQGADVLEDALKNNPESENIMSQLKNIYGAMGDTENFTKMKKMLGE, from the coding sequence ATGAAAAATAGATTATTACTTGTAGCAGCCCTATCATTTACAATGATTGGTTTTGCTCAAAAAAATGAAATCAAAGCTGCAGAAAAGGCTTTGAAGTCAGGTGATGCCGCTACGGCGCAAACTGCTCTTGAGGCTGCATCTGGTACTATTGCTGCTGCAGATGAGAAAACGCAAGCGCAATATTATTTCACTAGAGGTAAAATTTATAGTGATTTGGCTAAAAAAGGAAATAACGATGCATTTGAAAAATCTGCAACTTCTTTCAAAAAGGTTATAGAATTAGAAGAAGCTTCAGGAAAGCAAAAATATACTGCTGAAACAAACCAATACATGGCGTCTTTAACGGCTGACCTTGTAAACTCTGCTGTTAGTGATAATGGTAATAGTAAGTTTAAAGAAGCTGCTGAGAAGTTGTACATGAGCTACACACTTAGTCCAAAAGATACTTCTTATTTATACTATGCAGCAGGTAGTGCTGTAAATGGTGGTCATTATGAAATGGCATTAGATTACTATGATAAACTACAAGAGGTAGGTTATGATGGTAGTGCAGTAGTATATAAAGCTACAAACGCAACTTCTGGTGAGGTTGAAGAAATGGATAAGGTTCAACGTGATCTTATGGTAAAATCAGGTACGTATTCAAACCCGGTAGATGAGAAAACTCCATCTAAAAAAGCTGAGATTGTTAAGAATACAGCTTTGATCTATACGCAACTAGGTCAAGATGAAAAAGCTTTAGAGGCTTATCAGGCAGCTAGAAAAAATGATCCAGAAGATGTAAATCTTATTCTAAATGAAGCAAACTTATATTTCAAGCAAGGAAATAAGGATAAGTTCAAAGAATTGATGGCTCAAGCAATCGCTTTGGCTCCAGATAATCCAGATTTACATTATAACGTTGGTGTAATTAGCATGGAACAAGATAACTATGCAGATGCACGTGTATCTTATAAGAAAGCTATTGAAATTGATCCTAAGTATACTAATGCATATTTAAATCTTTCTACGACATATGTTAATGAAGGTAATGCATTAATCGATGAAATGAATTCATTAGGTAACTCTAGAGCTGATATTGCAAAATATGATGAGCTTAAAGAGAAAAAAGATGGTTTGTTTAAGCAAGGTGCTGATGTTTTAGAAGATGCGTTGAAAAACAATCCTGAAAGTGAAAATATCATGTCTCAGCTTAAGAACATTTACGGAGCTATGGGTGATACTGAAAACTTCACTAAAATGAAGAAGATGTTAGGTGAGTAA
- a CDS encoding NlpC/P60 family protein, with the protein MQYGICQLSIIPVRSTSDEVAELVTQLLFGEHFKILECRKNWSRIKTIFDKCEGWIMNSQLFFIPEDEFNDIQAHKNKSYVTELVSYVEDANQILTPILIGSCIANTPSLSVNFEGKLLSDQQPKENLVKTSLLYLNSPELRGGKSPFGIDSAGFAQIVYKINGYSLLRTAKEQSTQGTALSFVEESEAGDLAFFDNANGEIDHVGIIMENNYVIHVNGKVRVDRLDHTGIFNNDLRTYTHQLRVIKKVV; encoded by the coding sequence ATGCAATACGGTATTTGTCAGTTAAGCATTATTCCTGTTAGAAGTACGTCAGATGAAGTAGCTGAATTAGTTACGCAACTTCTATTTGGAGAGCACTTTAAGATTTTGGAATGCCGAAAAAATTGGTCTAGAATAAAAACCATTTTCGACAAGTGTGAAGGCTGGATAATGAATAGCCAATTGTTTTTTATACCTGAAGATGAGTTTAATGACATTCAGGCACATAAAAATAAGAGCTATGTTACTGAGTTAGTATCGTATGTTGAAGATGCTAATCAAATACTTACCCCTATTCTTATAGGGTCTTGTATTGCTAACACTCCGTCATTGTCGGTTAATTTTGAAGGTAAACTTTTAAGTGACCAACAGCCTAAAGAGAATTTAGTTAAAACTTCATTGCTCTATTTAAATTCTCCAGAATTGAGAGGAGGAAAATCACCTTTTGGCATCGATAGTGCCGGATTCGCTCAAATAGTCTATAAAATTAACGGATATAGCCTTTTACGAACTGCAAAAGAGCAATCTACACAGGGCACAGCCCTTAGTTTTGTAGAAGAAAGTGAAGCTGGTGATTTAGCTTTTTTTGATAACGCCAATGGTGAAATTGATCATGTTGGTATTATTATGGAAAACAACTATGTTATTCATGTTAACGGAAAAGTTAGGGTTGACCGCTTAGACCATACAGGTATTTTTAATAATGACCTTAGAACATACACCCATCAATTACGGGTTATTAAAAAAGTAGTATAA
- a CDS encoding acetyl-CoA C-acyltransferase, with amino-acid sequence MKEVVIVSAVRTPIGSFMGGLSTVPAPKLGAIAIEGALKKINLSPTLVDEVIMGNVVQAGTGQAPARQAAIFAGIPNTVPCTTINKVCASGMKAVMQGAQAIALGDADVVVAGGMENMSLIPHYVHMRTGTKFGPTTFVDGMQKDGLVDAYDENAMGVCADACATEYEFSREDQDAYAIQSYKRSADAWENGKFDNEVIPVAVPQRRGEPKMVTKDEEFSNVFIDKIPNLRPAFSKDGTVTAANASTINDGAAALVLMSREKAEELNLKPLAVIKSYADAAHEPEWFTTAPAKALPKALAKSNLKLEEIEFFEFNEAFSVVGLANMKILGLDDKNVNVNGGAVSLGHPLGCSGARILITLLNVLEQNNAKLGAAAICNGGGGASAIIIEKV; translated from the coding sequence ATGAAAGAAGTCGTTATCGTATCAGCCGTAAGAACTCCAATAGGAAGTTTTATGGGCGGATTATCAACAGTTCCAGCTCCGAAACTAGGAGCAATTGCTATTGAAGGCGCATTAAAAAAAATCAACCTTTCACCTACATTAGTAGATGAAGTTATAATGGGCAATGTAGTGCAAGCCGGCACAGGTCAAGCACCTGCAAGACAAGCTGCTATATTTGCCGGTATTCCAAACACCGTACCGTGTACAACCATAAATAAAGTTTGTGCCTCTGGTATGAAAGCGGTAATGCAAGGTGCACAAGCTATTGCCTTAGGTGATGCAGACGTTGTTGTTGCAGGTGGAATGGAAAATATGAGCTTAATACCTCATTATGTTCATATGAGAACAGGTACAAAATTTGGACCTACTACTTTCGTGGACGGAATGCAGAAAGACGGTTTAGTCGATGCATATGATGAAAACGCCATGGGTGTTTGTGCTGATGCATGTGCTACTGAATATGAATTTAGCAGAGAAGATCAAGATGCCTATGCTATTCAGTCTTACAAGAGATCTGCTGATGCTTGGGAAAATGGAAAATTTGACAACGAAGTTATTCCTGTAGCTGTACCACAAAGACGTGGGGAACCTAAAATGGTTACCAAAGATGAAGAATTTAGTAATGTCTTTATTGATAAGATTCCGAATTTAAGACCTGCATTTTCAAAAGACGGAACAGTTACCGCTGCAAATGCCTCAACCATTAACGACGGTGCCGCGGCATTAGTTTTAATGAGTAGAGAAAAGGCAGAAGAGTTAAACTTGAAACCATTAGCAGTTATAAAAAGCTATGCTGATGCAGCTCATGAACCTGAGTGGTTCACTACAGCCCCAGCAAAAGCACTACCGAAGGCTCTAGCAAAATCTAATTTAAAATTAGAAGAAATCGAATTCTTCGAATTTAACGAAGCATTTTCTGTTGTTGGTCTTGCCAATATGAAGATATTAGGCTTAGACGACAAAAATGTCAATGTAAATGGTGGTGCCGTTTCTTTAGGTCACCCGTTAGGATGTTCTGGTGCACGTATTCTAATAACATTACTAAATGTATTAGAACAAAATAATGCTAAACTTGGCGCAGCTGCAATCTGTAATGGTGGCGGTGGTGCTTCGGCTATAATTATCGAAAAGGTTTAA
- a CDS encoding HD family phosphohydrolase, whose translation MDNLYKQQSLIFKYILYVVAVAFIVFFLPKGGKFKYEFQKGKPWQFENLYAPFDFSIQKTDTEIAKEKQVIESNQLPYYRYDQAEVAKVLAEFEQKFEDKWGRTALGENQKTRLKYFSKVVLDSVYAKGILQNNGKQVQRSFIYLVKDNEARKVRVSDFFRVNEINKLVRQVLTYNNLSAFEKDTQALFFDIIAPNVSFDNNLTQKARNEALSKLSYTRGTVDQGRLIIAKGEVVEAENLKILESLKSEYESELWTASNYYYILIGYTVLVALVLIMLFLFLKKYRRTVYENNVKVTFIFFNILLMVFITTMVIKYNDQLVFVVPLCILPLILKTFFDARLGLFVHVLTILILGFVVPNSFEYIFLQIITGIVTILTVSELYKRANLFVSVGQITLIYIIGYLAFHTIHEGDLSDIEWYTLGLFLLNGMITLFVQPLIYIYEKLFGLVSDVSLLELSDTNSKLLKELSNKAPGTFHHSLQVANLAEAAANEIGANAMLVRVGALYHDIGKMNEPTYFTENQVTNVNPHDELSPKDSARIIIDHVIKGIEIARKNNLPDRIIDFIRSHHGTTLVFYFYKKQKELEEDVNEEDFRYPGPLPFSKETAILMMADSVEAASKSLKNPTFLIIDEFVDKIISGQMKANQFLNADITFKEIEKIKKIFKQKLINIYHLRVEYPE comes from the coding sequence TTGGATAATCTTTACAAACAGCAATCGCTCATTTTCAAATATATACTCTATGTTGTGGCGGTTGCATTTATTGTGTTTTTCTTGCCAAAGGGTGGGAAATTTAAATATGAATTTCAAAAAGGGAAGCCTTGGCAATTTGAAAATCTATATGCCCCTTTTGATTTTTCTATTCAGAAAACCGATACTGAAATAGCAAAAGAAAAACAAGTAATTGAGAGTAATCAATTACCATACTACAGGTATGATCAGGCTGAGGTAGCTAAGGTTTTAGCAGAATTTGAGCAAAAGTTCGAAGATAAATGGGGTAGAACCGCACTTGGGGAAAATCAGAAAACAAGATTAAAATATTTTTCTAAAGTAGTATTAGACTCCGTTTATGCTAAGGGAATTTTACAGAACAATGGTAAGCAAGTTCAACGCAGTTTTATTTATTTAGTGAAGGATAATGAAGCAAGAAAAGTAAGGGTTTCAGATTTTTTTAGAGTAAATGAGATTAATAAATTGGTGCGTCAAGTTCTCACTTATAATAACTTATCGGCTTTTGAGAAAGATACACAGGCATTGTTTTTCGATATTATAGCTCCGAATGTCAGTTTTGATAACAATCTCACTCAAAAAGCTAGAAATGAGGCGTTATCAAAATTATCATATACAAGAGGTACGGTTGATCAAGGGCGCTTAATAATCGCTAAGGGTGAAGTTGTCGAAGCTGAAAATTTAAAGATATTAGAGTCATTAAAGTCTGAATATGAGTCTGAATTATGGACAGCCAGTAATTACTACTACATATTAATAGGTTACACCGTTCTTGTTGCATTAGTGCTTATTATGCTTTTCTTGTTTTTGAAAAAATATAGGAGAACGGTTTATGAAAACAATGTCAAAGTAACCTTTATCTTTTTCAATATTCTGTTGATGGTGTTTATAACCACTATGGTTATAAAATATAATGACCAATTAGTATTTGTAGTTCCGCTGTGTATTCTCCCATTAATTTTAAAAACATTTTTTGATGCTAGGCTGGGCTTATTCGTGCACGTACTTACTATCTTAATTTTGGGCTTTGTAGTACCTAATAGTTTTGAGTATATATTCTTGCAGATAATTACAGGTATAGTAACCATACTTACCGTATCTGAGTTGTATAAAAGAGCGAACCTTTTTGTGAGTGTTGGTCAAATAACACTTATTTATATTATTGGGTATTTAGCATTTCATACGATACATGAGGGCGATTTAAGTGATATTGAATGGTACACATTGGGACTTTTTCTTTTAAATGGCATGATTACGCTATTCGTGCAGCCATTAATCTATATTTATGAAAAGCTCTTTGGTCTAGTGTCAGATGTGTCGCTATTGGAGTTGTCAGATACCAATTCTAAGCTTTTAAAAGAATTGTCTAATAAGGCTCCGGGTACTTTTCATCATTCGCTACAAGTCGCAAATTTGGCAGAGGCAGCAGCTAATGAAATTGGGGCGAATGCCATGTTGGTTAGGGTAGGGGCTTTGTATCATGATATTGGTAAAATGAACGAACCGACTTATTTTACCGAAAATCAGGTCACCAATGTAAATCCGCATGACGAGCTGAGTCCTAAAGACAGTGCACGTATTATTATTGATCATGTAATTAAGGGAATTGAGATAGCTAGAAAGAATAATTTGCCTGACCGTATTATAGATTTTATACGTTCGCATCATGGTACAACTTTGGTATTTTATTTTTACAAAAAGCAAAAAGAATTAGAGGAAGATGTAAATGAAGAAGATTTTAGGTACCCTGGTCCGTTGCCATTTTCTAAAGAAACAGCAATTTTAATGATGGCAGATTCTGTAGAAGCGGCATCAAAAAGTTTGAAAAATCCAACTTTTTTAATCATCGATGAGTTTGTTGATAAGATAATTTCGGGTCAAATGAAGGCAAATCAATTTTTGAATGCAGATATTACATTCAAAGAAATTGAAAAAATCAAGAAAATTTTCAAACAAAAGCTAATAAATATTTATCATTTGCGTGTGGAATATCCTGAGTAA
- a CDS encoding AMP-dependent synthetase/ligase: protein MTRLFDLLYYQLENHPLENSINGRDASGKWKSYSSQEVKETAESMASGLLNLGLKPGDKVAFVTYKNRPEWMILDFAMQMAGLISIPLYPTISVGEYEYILNEAEVKVAFCGGGDLYQKLNATCNNVPTLKHIYTLDKQTDIPFWEDLFNDSHKAEVEKIKSGITTEDLATIIYTSGTTGNPKGVMLSHKNIMHIALKTSPHLQAKPGNNVLSFLPLCHIYERSVSFVYYYKSAKIFFAGTDNLSGPDGDLAAVKPATFTTVPRLLEKIYEAIYNKGLALDGTKKKLFFWALALTDDYEINQNLSFGKKLKWKIADKLIFSKWRDALGGNINAVVTGAAPCPVKVMRVFCAAGIPIREGYGLTETSPTLSVNTMEPDGALLGSAGPLIDGVEILIDQEGGDYREGEGEILAYGPNVMMGYYKKPEVNDQVFCEIDGKRWFRTGDIGTLVKGPTGREFLKITDRKKELLKTSGGKYVAPAPIENRIKEEFLVEQMMVIGDKQKFVSALIVPAEEALKSYCNKKEIPWTSLDEIIKHSKVLRKYEKIINKYNPEFSHVEQIKKFKLIAREWLPVHADGADAELTPTLKLKRRVIREKFSAEILDIYAE from the coding sequence ATGACTAGACTATTTGACCTCTTATACTACCAATTAGAAAATCATCCATTAGAAAACTCTATAAACGGGCGAGATGCCTCTGGTAAATGGAAATCATATAGTTCACAGGAAGTTAAAGAAACTGCGGAAAGTATGGCATCAGGGTTATTGAATCTTGGTCTAAAACCCGGCGATAAAGTGGCTTTTGTCACCTATAAGAATAGACCAGAGTGGATGATTTTAGACTTTGCCATGCAAATGGCCGGATTGATAAGTATTCCTCTATACCCTACAATTAGCGTAGGTGAGTATGAATATATTTTAAATGAAGCTGAGGTAAAAGTAGCTTTTTGTGGAGGTGGAGATTTGTACCAGAAATTAAATGCTACTTGTAATAACGTACCTACTTTAAAACATATCTACACTTTAGACAAGCAAACTGACATTCCTTTTTGGGAAGATCTATTCAATGACTCACATAAGGCGGAAGTTGAGAAAATTAAAAGCGGAATTACAACTGAAGATTTGGCTACCATAATTTATACCTCAGGTACTACCGGAAATCCGAAGGGTGTAATGCTATCGCATAAAAATATAATGCACATCGCTTTGAAAACTTCTCCACATTTACAGGCGAAGCCGGGTAATAATGTGTTGAGTTTTTTACCCTTATGTCATATTTACGAACGCTCGGTGTCTTTTGTATACTATTATAAAAGTGCTAAAATATTCTTTGCAGGTACAGATAATTTAAGCGGGCCAGATGGTGATTTAGCTGCTGTGAAACCAGCCACGTTCACAACCGTTCCGAGATTGCTTGAGAAGATATACGAGGCTATTTACAACAAGGGCTTAGCTTTAGATGGCACAAAAAAGAAACTTTTCTTTTGGGCCTTAGCATTAACCGATGATTATGAAATAAATCAAAATTTATCTTTTGGTAAAAAGTTGAAATGGAAAATTGCCGATAAATTAATTTTTTCTAAATGGCGAGATGCTCTTGGTGGTAATATAAATGCAGTTGTTACAGGTGCTGCCCCATGCCCTGTAAAAGTAATGCGTGTTTTTTGCGCAGCAGGCATTCCTATTCGTGAAGGGTACGGACTTACAGAAACTTCACCAACACTAAGTGTAAATACTATGGAGCCCGATGGCGCACTATTAGGTTCTGCAGGTCCACTTATTGATGGAGTAGAAATATTAATTGATCAAGAAGGTGGAGATTATAGAGAAGGTGAAGGTGAAATTTTAGCATACGGACCAAATGTTATGATGGGCTATTACAAAAAACCAGAAGTAAATGACCAGGTTTTTTGCGAGATAGATGGCAAGCGATGGTTTCGTACTGGTGATATAGGTACATTGGTAAAAGGACCTACAGGTCGAGAATTTCTTAAGATTACAGATAGAAAAAAAGAATTACTTAAAACATCTGGCGGTAAATATGTTGCCCCAGCACCAATTGAAAATAGAATAAAAGAGGAGTTTTTAGTAGAACAAATGATGGTGATCGGTGATAAACAAAAATTTGTTTCTGCTTTGATAGTACCTGCAGAAGAAGCTTTAAAAAGTTATTGTAATAAAAAGGAAATTCCCTGGACCAGTTTAGACGAAATAATAAAACACTCAAAAGTTCTGAGGAAATATGAGAAGATCATAAATAAATACAATCCTGAATTTAGCCATGTAGAACAGATTAAAAAGTTTAAACTTATAGCCCGTGAATGGCTACCTGTACATGCTGATGGTGCAGATGCAGAATTAACCCCTACCCTTAAACTAAAACGTAGGGTAATAAGAGAGAAGTTTAGTGCTGAAATTTTGGATATCTATGCTGAATAA
- a CDS encoding MaoC family dehydratase has product MAKLEIEDFKAFRELEGKPLPEGNWITVTQEMINDFAKATGDHQWIHVDVEKANKYSPFKKPVAHGFLSVSLLSKMLEDLIMVKSAKMGVNYGLNKVRFPSPVLVDSRLRLKGTIANIEEYGDSGLKVIWNCTVEIEGSEKPACVAEFISLMFS; this is encoded by the coding sequence ATGGCAAAGTTAGAAATAGAAGATTTTAAGGCATTCAGAGAACTGGAAGGCAAACCACTACCAGAAGGTAATTGGATAACCGTAACTCAAGAAATGATCAACGATTTTGCCAAAGCAACGGGCGACCATCAATGGATTCATGTTGATGTTGAAAAGGCGAATAAATACTCTCCATTTAAAAAACCAGTAGCTCATGGTTTTTTGTCTGTGTCTTTGCTATCCAAAATGCTGGAAGACCTTATTATGGTAAAGTCAGCAAAAATGGGAGTGAATTACGGATTGAACAAAGTTCGTTTTCCGAGTCCTGTTTTGGTCGATAGTCGTCTTCGACTTAAAGGTACCATCGCGAATATTGAAGAATATGGTGATTCTGGCTTAAAAGTTATATGGAACTGTACAGTTGAAATCGAGGGCTCTGAAAAGCCTGCCTGCGTTGCAGAATTTATCAGCCTTATGTTTTCATAA
- a CDS encoding SDR family NAD(P)-dependent oxidoreductase translates to MRLENKIAVVTGGSRGIGQAISELFAKEGATVIIVDLLPEGQAVADGINASGGKAEFHSVSVTEKSAIEALFASINEKYGKLDILINNAGITRDKTLEKMSEEEFDSVVNVNLKGVFLCTQAAAPYMKANKYGRIVSAASNVGLRGNFGQTNYAATKAGVIAMSKTWTVELGKYGITANAIAPGFTMTDMVAKIPKEHFAAIEASIPLKTVAQPIDIAYGYLYLASDEARFVSGICLTIDGGTSR, encoded by the coding sequence ATGAGATTAGAAAACAAAATAGCAGTAGTAACAGGTGGTTCTAGAGGAATAGGACAAGCTATATCTGAATTATTTGCAAAAGAAGGTGCTACAGTAATAATAGTAGATCTCTTACCTGAAGGGCAAGCGGTTGCAGACGGTATAAATGCTAGTGGTGGTAAAGCAGAGTTTCATTCCGTATCAGTAACAGAAAAATCGGCTATAGAAGCCTTATTTGCATCGATAAACGAAAAGTACGGAAAACTGGACATCCTTATCAACAATGCCGGAATTACAAGAGATAAAACTCTTGAAAAAATGAGTGAAGAGGAGTTTGATTCTGTAGTTAACGTAAATCTAAAAGGAGTCTTTTTGTGCACCCAAGCGGCAGCCCCATACATGAAAGCTAACAAATATGGTCGAATAGTAAGTGCAGCATCTAATGTTGGATTACGAGGCAACTTTGGTCAAACCAACTATGCTGCCACTAAAGCCGGAGTTATAGCAATGTCGAAAACATGGACTGTAGAACTAGGTAAATATGGCATTACAGCCAATGCAATTGCACCAGGTTTTACCATGACAGATATGGTAGCTAAAATACCTAAAGAGCATTTTGCCGCTATCGAAGCAAGTATACCTTTGAAAACTGTTGCACAGCCTATTGATATCGCTTACGGATATTTATATCTGGCATCAGATGAAGCGCGTTTTGTTTCTGGTATTTGTTTAACAATAGATGGTGGAACTTCAAGATAA